From a single Lolium rigidum isolate FL_2022 chromosome 7, APGP_CSIRO_Lrig_0.1, whole genome shotgun sequence genomic region:
- the LOC124674196 gene encoding late embryogenesis abundant protein 18-like, with translation MQTAKVKMKDMVSSAKEKVNEGTAKAHGKTGKATATRHGEKEMVKEETRANKAQAKAQKHQEKAEHRAEAATAHHGTRVPLTGPRDNHTPVAADPAYPGTGVYPAANYNKYI, from the coding sequence ATGCAGACTGCTAAGGTGAAGATGAAGGACATGGTGAGCTCGGCCAAGGAGAAGGTGAACGAGGGCACGGCCAAGGCGCATGGCAAGACGGGCAAGGCCACCGCGACGAGGCACGGTGAGAAGGAGATGGTCAAGGAAGAGACGCGCGCCAACAAGGCCCAGGCCAAGGCGCAGAAGCACCAGGAGAAGGCCGAGCACCGCGCCGAGGCTGCCACTGCACACCACGGCACGCGCGTGCCCCTCACCGGCCCGCGCGACAACCACACGCCCGTCGCTGCGGATCCAGCCTACCCGGGCACCGGCGTGTACCCGGCTGCCAACTACAACAAGTATATCTAG